The following coding sequences lie in one Deltaproteobacteria bacterium genomic window:
- a CDS encoding site-2 protease family protein codes for MTAFAAILALCVVIIIHEFGHYIAAVVAGMHVDRFSLFGIGPPIVKLGRWRGTEFVISAIPFGAYVQIRGMEADDGSGEAVPAPPGKIAFRDASVRARMAVIAGGPVFNYLFAMLVLFGVYTTAGVAGPVVAIEIRGVHDGSAAAAAGLQPGDRVLAVAGTPIDPAQEARDIGAATQANLGGTIAIEVERDGQPLALEATLPAEGDAPLGVDLAKIAPREHVDLGVAASRALADPWRDTANQLEGLYLLATGKLKASMQGPVGIVRSIAREADVGVVPFVLMVAFISTLLGMFNLLPLPALDGGRLAFLTYEGIARRRASPRVEELVHGYGMVALLALLALVTIGDVRRLF; via the coding sequence TCGCCGCGATCCTCGCCCTCTGCGTGGTGATCATCATCCACGAGTTCGGGCACTACATCGCAGCGGTCGTGGCCGGCATGCACGTCGATCGCTTCAGCCTGTTCGGCATCGGCCCACCGATCGTCAAGCTCGGCCGCTGGCGTGGCACGGAGTTCGTCATCAGCGCGATCCCCTTCGGCGCCTACGTGCAGATCCGCGGCATGGAGGCCGACGACGGCAGCGGCGAGGCCGTACCGGCGCCCCCCGGCAAGATCGCGTTCCGCGATGCGAGCGTCCGCGCGCGCATGGCCGTGATCGCGGGCGGCCCGGTGTTCAACTACCTGTTCGCGATGCTGGTGCTGTTCGGCGTCTACACCACCGCGGGCGTCGCCGGGCCGGTGGTCGCCATCGAGATCCGTGGCGTGCACGACGGCTCGGCTGCGGCAGCGGCAGGCCTGCAGCCGGGCGATCGCGTGCTCGCGGTCGCGGGCACCCCCATCGATCCGGCGCAGGAGGCACGCGACATCGGAGCCGCGACCCAGGCCAACCTCGGCGGCACGATCGCGATCGAGGTCGAGCGCGACGGCCAACCGCTCGCGCTGGAGGCGACGCTGCCGGCCGAGGGTGATGCACCGCTGGGCGTCGACCTCGCCAAGATCGCTCCGCGCGAGCACGTCGACCTCGGCGTCGCGGCCAGCCGGGCGCTCGCCGATCCCTGGCGGGACACGGCCAACCAACTCGAGGGGCTGTACCTCCTCGCGACCGGCAAGCTCAAGGCGAGCATGCAGGGTCCGGTCGGCATCGTGCGATCGATCGCCCGCGAGGCCGACGTCGGCGTGGTGCCGTTCGTGCTGATGGTCGCGTTCATCAGCACGCTGCTGGGGATGTTCAACCTGCTGCCGCTGCCGGCGCTCGACGGTGGTCGGCTCGCGTTCCTCACCTACGAGGGCATCGCGAGGCGCCGCGCGAGCCCCCGCGTCGAGGAGCTGGTCCACGGCTACGGCATGGTCGCGCTGCTGGCCCTGCTGGCGCTCGTCACCATCGGCGACGTGCGGCGCCTGTTCTAG